The Xenopus tropicalis strain Nigerian chromosome 2, UCB_Xtro_10.0, whole genome shotgun sequence genome window below encodes:
- the LOC101731873 gene encoding uncharacterized protein LOC101731873: MSVASSENGNTPEQMIHRIVEFIYTRVKFDQGMDVWINDLKRNARADLNDIWATDGLVERYLTCMNLASNSSEKEKKLICALPPVLYALMEVDTLSKARKENVEKLRSQLHEIESDIQHMKSDKNQLEIDISNKEAFIRDLETDAERSRIAYCKLRKDFEELQQQHIKSQQSGVYGVERSPDPPIITPQYKNWAPYISRAKPIDNVDSEAQDVLGRLAEACQAVTTLIGNHRTRVLRDSSSDTSPERNVRNVRNQTPMSNVSHRSSVSNTDASEVESDGRAWGSSPFPNRGKNTHKRGLKGKNPQIPKEKQNSASIIKFLNTAIPKFSKKGSSQIANHLELYESTMDSLKLSEADKIRFLPWAFDDRYRHYFSSFKERGITKWQSVLHEIKSEFGPYRTTTAAKREIYKLTCRSNQSPREFLSVLKNAYGLAYRNPDWESVEFKQVFYEALPTQIKLSLAHDLDFENPLERLVTSATLLFNISEGQNLNDRKFKKFPEHNVDESGVKPHLNFESQPKKIPSATGPNQQNQKQLNTRKTKPQIAKGSEGNSSGSGSQGYRPRFNQGYHGYRGNQRYGGYQGYWDPQGYRRWNNRPRQQWRKGQESPDSPRGKSPTGNQNGPRNQNPGRPSRFDQLADQVSKLTDIVSKLSQVSAGKQPEVFLEVKAGPSSAK, translated from the coding sequence ATGAGTGTTGCAAGCAGTGAGAATGGGAATACCCCAGAGCAAATGATCCACAGAATTGTTGAATTCATATATACACGGGTAAAATTTGATCAAGGAATGGATGTTTGGATTAATGATTTGAAGAGAAATGCTAGAGCAGACCTTAATGATATCTGGGCAACAGACGGCCTGGTTGAACGCTATTTAACATGTATGAACTTAGCCTCTAAcagttcagaaaaagaaaaaaaattaatatgtgcCCTACCTcctgttttatatgcattaatggaGGTAGATACCCTATCAAAagctagaaaagaaaatgtagaaaaattgaGGTCTCAGTTACATGAGATAGAATCAGATATCCAACATATGAAATCTGATAAAAACCAACTAGAGATAGATATCTCAAACAAGGAAGCTTTTATTAGGGATTTAGAAACTGATGCTGAACGTAGTCGCATAGCATACTGTAAGCTCAGAAAGGATTTCGAAGAATTACAGCAACAGCACATTAAAAGTCAACAGTCAGGTGTATATGGTGTGGAGAGATCTCCTGATCCTCCAATAATCACTCCCCAATATAAAAATTGGGCACCATATATTTCTAGAGCCAAACCAATTGATAATGTTGATTCAGAGGCACAAGATGTTTTGGGCCGGTTGGCTGAAGCTTGCCAAGCTGTGACCACCTTAATAGGTAATCACAGAACAAGGGTTCTTAGAGATTCTTCCTCAGACACGTCCCCAGAGAGGAATGTGAGGAATGTGCGAAATCAAACACCTATGTCAAATGTATCCCATAGAAGTAGTGTATCCAATACTGATGCAAGTGAAGTTGAGAGTGATGGGAGAGCATGGGGATCCAGTCCTTTCCCAAACAGGGGGAAGAATACCCATAAGAGGGGTTTAAAAGGGAAAAATCCCCAAattccaaaagaaaaacaaaattctgccagcataattaaatttttaaatactGCTATACCAAAATTTTCTAAGAAAGGTTCTTCCCAAATTGCAAACCACTTAGAACTATATGAATCTACTATGGATTCATTAAAATTATCTGAGGCAGACAAAATCAGGTTTCTTCCATGGGCCTTTGATGACAGATACCGTCATTACTTTTCCTCCTTTAAAGAGAGAGGAATCACCAAATGGCAGTCAGTCCTACATGAAATTAAATCAGAATTTGGGCCCTATCGAACTACCACTGCTGCAAAGAGAGAAATTTATAAACTTACATGTAGATCTAATCAAAGCCCTCGAGAATTTCTCTCTGTACTTAAAAATGCCTATGGTTTAGCTTACAGAAACCCCGATTGGGAATCTGTGGAATTTAAACAAGTATTCTATGAGGCCTTACCAACCCAGATCAAATTAAGTCTAGCTCATGATCTGGATTTTGAAAACCCTCTAGAAAGACTGGTAACATCAGCAACTTTGCTGTTTAACATTAGTGAGGGCCAAAACTTAAATGataggaaatttaaaaaattccCAGAGCACAATGTTGATGAGTCCGGGGTAAAACCTCATTTAAATTTTGAGTCCCAGCCAAAGAAAATACCTTCAGCCACTGGGCCTAATCAACAAAACCAAAAAcaactaaataccagaaaaactAAACCTCAAATTGCCAAGGGGTCAGAAGGAAATAGTTCAGGTTCTGGAAGCCAAGGTTACCGTCCTCGTTTCAACCAAGGGTACCATGGATACCGAGGTAACCAAAGATATGGGGGTTACCAAGGATACTGGGATCCCCAGGGATACAGACGTTGGAACAATAGGCCCAGGCAGCAATGGAGAAAAGGGCAGGAATCACCAGATTCACCCAGGGGTAAATCACCCACAGGGAATCAAAATGGTCCACGGAATCAAAACCCAGGTAGACCTAGCAGATTTGATCAGCTTGCAGATCAGGTTTCCAAGTTAACTGACATTGTAAGTAAATTATCCCAAGTTTCTGCAGGAAAACAACCTGAAGTTTTTTTAGAGGTAAAAGCGGGGCCAAGCTCCGCCAAATAA